The following is a genomic window from Bordetella sp. H567.
GTTCGTCAACGTTGATGGTGTTCAGGTTGCGGAACAGCAGCACCAGAATGGCCAGCCCGATCGCGGCTTCGGCGGCGGCGACGGTCAGGATGAAGAACACGAAGACCTGGCCGGCGGTATCGCCGGACCAGCTCGAGAAAGCCACGAAGTTCATGTTGACGGCCAGCAGCACGAGCTCGATGGACATCAGCAGGATGATCAGGTTGCGGCGGTTCAGGAAGATGCCGAATATGCCGATGGCGAAGAGGATCGCCCCCAGTATCAGGTAATGGGCCAGCGTCAGCGTCACTTCTGTTCTCCTTGGGACGGAACGGCCGCGGCGGTCCGGGCCTGGGCCCGTTCGCTCTGCGCCGGCATGCTCACCAGGCGGAAGCGGTCCTTGGCGCGCACGCGCACGGCTTCCGACGGATTGTTGTACTTGACGTCGCGGCGGCGGCGCAGGGTCAGCGCGATGGCCGCCACCATGCCCACCAGCAGCAGCACGGCGCCCACTTCCACGGCATACACGTACTGCGTATACATGGCGGTGCCCAGCGCGCGTGCGTTGTTGTAGTCGCCCGCCATGGCCGCCGGCGGGCCGGCGTCGAACCAGGCCGTTCCCAGCACGAAGGAGATCTCCAGCACAAGGACCAGGCCGATCACCAGGCCCAGCGGCAGGTAGGTCTTGAGCCCATGCCGCAGCGCCGCCATGCGGATGTCCAGCATCATCACGACGAAGAGGAACAGCACCATCACGGCGCCGACGTAGACCAGGACCAGCAGCAAGCCCAGGAATTCCGCGCCCAGCAGCATCCAGAGCATGGCCGCGTTGAAGAAGGCCAGGATCAGGTGCAGCACGGCGGTGACGGGGCTGCGCGCCGTGATGACGCGGAACGCCGCCACCACGAGCACGATGGACAGTATGTAGAACAGAACGGTGGTGAAAGTCATGGAGTCGTACCCGGCATCAACGGTAGGGCGCGTCTTCGGCGCGGCGTTGGGCGATTTCCGCCTCGTAGCGGTCGCCGACCGCAAGCAGCATGTCCTTCGTGAAGTACAGGTCGCCGCGTTTCTCGCCGTGGTATTCGTGGATATGTGTTTCCACGATGGAATCCACCGGACAGCTTTCTTCGCAGAATCCGCAGAAGATGCACTTGGTCAGGTCGATGTCGTAGCGCGTGGTGCGGCGGCTGCCGTCATCGCGCACGTCCGACTCGATGGTGATGGCCAGGGCGGGACACACCGCCTCGCACAGTTTGCAGGCGATGCAGCGCTCTTCCCCATTGGGATAGCGGCGCAACGCGTGCAGCCCGCGGAACCGCGGCGAAGCCGGGGTTTTTTCCACGGGGTAGCGCAGGGTCACCTTGCGCTTGAAAAAGTACTTGCCCGTGAGGCGCATGCCCTTGAGCAGTTCGGACAGCAAGAGGCTGCCGAAGAAATCCTTGATCGCTTCCATATCCTGCCTTTTGCCTATCGCTAGCGCCAAATATTCCAGGGCGTCTGCATCCAGATCGCCACGACTAGCAGCCATACGCCGGTCAGCGGGATGAAGATCTTCCAGCCCAGGCGCATGATCTGGTCGTAGCGATACCGCGGGAACGAGGCCCGGAACCACACGAACAGGGACACCACGACGAACGTCTTCAGACCCAGCCAGATCCAGCCGGGGATCCAGGTAAGCGGAGCCACATTGATGGGCGAGGCCCAGCCGCCCAGGAACATGATGGAGGCCAGCGCCGACAACAGGATCATGTTGGCGTACTCGCCCAGGAAGAACAGGGCGAAGGCCATGCCCGAATATTCCACCATGTGCCCGGCGACGATTTCCGATTCGCCTTCCACCACGTCGAAGGGATGGCGGTTCGTTTCCGCCACGGCCGACACCACGTAGATCACGAACAGCGGCAGCAGCGGCAGCCAGTTCCAGGACAGGAAGGTCAGGCCGTGATCCGCGAACCAGCCACGCAGCTGGCCTTGCACGATATCGTTCATGTTCAGGCTGCCGGACACCAGCAGCACCGTTACCAGCACGAAGCCGATGGCCAGTTCATACGAGACCATCTGCGCGGACGCGCGCAGTGCGCCCAGGAAGGCGTACTTGGAGTTGGACGCCCAGCCCGCCACGATCACGCCATACACGCCCACGGACGTGATGGCCATGATGTACAGCAGCCCGGCATTGACGTTGGCCAGCACCGTCTGCG
Proteins encoded in this region:
- the nuoK gene encoding NADH-quinone oxidoreductase subunit NuoK; this translates as MTLTLAHYLILGAILFAIGIFGIFLNRRNLIILLMSIELVLLAVNMNFVAFSSWSGDTAGQVFVFFILTVAAAEAAIGLAILVLLFRNLNTINVDELDRLKG
- a CDS encoding NADH-quinone oxidoreductase subunit J produces the protein MTFTTVLFYILSIVLVVAAFRVITARSPVTAVLHLILAFFNAAMLWMLLGAEFLGLLLVLVYVGAVMVLFLFVVMMLDIRMAALRHGLKTYLPLGLVIGLVLVLEISFVLGTAWFDAGPPAAMAGDYNNARALGTAMYTQYVYAVEVGAVLLLVGMVAAIALTLRRRRDVKYNNPSEAVRVRAKDRFRLVSMPAQSERAQARTAAAVPSQGEQK
- the nuoI gene encoding NADH-quinone oxidoreductase subunit NuoI; the encoded protein is MEAIKDFFGSLLLSELLKGMRLTGKYFFKRKVTLRYPVEKTPASPRFRGLHALRRYPNGEERCIACKLCEAVCPALAITIESDVRDDGSRRTTRYDIDLTKCIFCGFCEESCPVDSIVETHIHEYHGEKRGDLYFTKDMLLAVGDRYEAEIAQRRAEDAPYR
- the nuoH gene encoding NADH-quinone oxidoreductase subunit NuoH, with product MEWLNTLESQGQALLGATPWLVIWTVAKIVIIAVPIILCVAYLTYWERKMIGFMHVRLGPNRVGFRGLLQPFADVFKLLTKEVVVPTEANRVLFVLAPVVTLMPALAAWAVMPFGPQTVLANVNAGLLYIMAITSVGVYGVIVAGWASNSKYAFLGALRASAQMVSYELAIGFVLVTVLLVSGSLNMNDIVQGQLRGWFADHGLTFLSWNWLPLLPLFVIYVVSAVAETNRHPFDVVEGESEIVAGHMVEYSGMAFALFFLGEYANMILLSALASIMFLGGWASPINVAPLTWIPGWIWLGLKTFVVVSLFVWFRASFPRYRYDQIMRLGWKIFIPLTGVWLLVVAIWMQTPWNIWR